The nucleotide window GGTACTTCTTCTACAGCATGGGGGAGAACGGCAAGGATGACGGCGGGCGCGGGCGCGACGACGAGCCGCGCGGCGACGATCTCGGCGTGCGGGTGCCGCTTCCCGCTCTGAAGCCGTGACCGACTGGCACTCACTTTAGCTTGTGGAGGAGGACGGTTTCGGTCGTCGGGCTCGGTTCGCCCAGACGCCGGGCGCGGGCCGCGGCCGCGAGCCGCGCCGCCTTCTCGAACGCCGCCGACGCGGTCACCCGGGCCACCTCGCGAGCGACTTCTGCGGCGTCGAACTCGATCCGGGTGAGGTGCCGCACGTCGTCCTTGTGGCGCTGCTCCCGGGCTTGCACCTCGCGAGCCATGCGGTCGAACACCCGGGCCAGTTGGCCCAAATCGTCCCCGCGGGCTACGACCGGCGCGAGCAACTTCGGGTCGAATTCGCCCCGCTCCACCAACTCGGCCGCACGGGTCAGCGCCGCCACGGCCCGGAGGTACGCGACCTCCTGGTCGCGGAGCCGCTTCTTGTCGAGGCACGCGTTCACGCGCGCGTGCAAGAGGACCGGGTCGTAGGGCTTGTGGAGGTAGTCCTCGGCCCCCATCTCGATGCACCTCACGACCTCGGCCGTCTCGTCGATCGCCGAGACCATGATGACCGGTAGCGATTGTAAGTTCTGGTCGGCCTTGAGCTGCCGCAGCACCTCGTACCCGTCAACCTCCGGCATCATGATGTCGCACAGCACCAGATCGAACGGGGCGCGGCGGACCGCGTCGAGCGCCTCGCGGCCGTTCGCGGCCTCGACGGTCTGGAAGCCGCGGGAGCCGAGCCGCCGGCACAGCATGACCCGGTTCGCGTCGTTGTCCTCGACCACCAGGATGCGCTTGGGACCGACGGCGCACGTGTCCGCCCGTTCGGCCTTGGGGGGCGCGGGCGAGTCGGGGAGGAGCGTGGCCCCGGGGTCCGGTTCCGGTTCGGCGTGCGCCGCCGCGGCCTCGCGGCCCTTCGCCAGCCACTCATCGAGCTTGCGGTACAGTGCGTCCCAGTTGACCGGCTTGGTTTCGAAGTCCTGGCACCCGGCGGCGAACGCCTTATCCTTTGCGTCAAAGGTGGCGTGCGCGGAGAGCACGATGATCGGAATAGGCGCGGTGGCCGGGTCGGCCTTCAGCCGGCGCGTGGCCTCCCAACCGTCGATGTCGGGCAGGCCGAGGTCCATGAGGATCACGTCCGGCCGCTCGCTCCGCGCGAGCGCGACGGCGCCGAGGCCGGTGTCGGCAGGGAGCACGGTGTACCCTTTGCGTTCCAGCCGGCGCCGGAACATTTCGCGGTTCACCTGCTCGTCTTCGACCAGAAGGACGTGTGGCATGGGTGGTCGCCGGAGTCCGGTACGGGCGTACCCGGGCGCTCAGCCCGGTCGTTCCAGTGTACCCGATGTGCGTGCGGACCGCACGCGCCGCCGCGGGTTTCGCTTCGATGGCCGCTGAGCGGCTTGCGGCGCGGCGCCGCGCCGGCGTACAATCAGCTTCCGTTGCGTCCTCCCCTTTCACAAGTACGCCGATGCGCACCTGGATTCGCAACGTTTACCTGGCGACGACCACGCTCGCGGCCGGGATGTCCGTCACGCTCCGGTACTTCGTGCAGTCGTTCCGGCGCGGCACGTTCGCGGCGCACTTCGCGTACCCCGAGCGGCCGGTGCCGGTGCGGCCCCGCTACCGCGGGTTCCACCGGTTCGACCTGACCACGTGCATCGGGTGCGACAAGTGCGCCCGCGCGTGCCCGGTCGATTGCATCTACATCGATAAGGAAAAGGCGCCGCCGCCCCACAAGGGGTTCGTGGTGACCGGGTTCAAGATCGATTACACGAAGTGCATGTTCTGCGCGCTGTGCGTGGACCCGTGCCCCGTGGACTGCATTTTCATGGGATCGAACCACGACATCAGCACGTACACCCGCGACGGGTGCGTCGTCGATTACGCGAAGCTGCCCCTCGCGGTGGCGTGGGGGCAGGCGACGCTGAACCCGACCGCGGTTCAGGAGTCGAAGCGGGTCAGCCTGCCGGTGTGGACGAAAACGGCCGAAGCCGCGAAGCCGGTGGCGGATGGGAAAGCGTAACGTAATCGGCCGCAACGGGCCGGTGGCGCGAGCCTCCGGAGTGTTGGTCGCGACTCACGCCGATGTGGACGCTGCCCATGACTGTTCTGGTCCTCTTTGTGCTGATCTTCCTCGCGGTGGGGGCGACGCTCTTGGCCGCGAACCTCGTAATCGGTTGGTTCGTCCGCCCTGACCGGCCGAACCCCGAAAAGGCCGAGGTGTACGAGTGCGGCGAGCAACCGGTCAGGAGCGCGTGGGTGCAGTTCGACCTCCGGTTCTATGTGGTCGCGCTGCTGTTCGTGATCTTCGACGTGGAACTCGCGTTCTTCTTCCCCTGGGCGGTGGTGTTCGGCAGCGCGAACCGCGCCGCGGACGAGTCCAAGCCGGTGGCGGTGCGGGCCGAAGCGGCTGCGAATTTGCAACCGCGGGGAGCGAACCCCGGGGAACAGGTCGCGCCCGACCCGGCCGCGGCGCGGGCGCTCGCGTGGATCGCCTTCGCGGACATCATGGTGTTCTTCGGCGTGCTGCTGGTCGGGTTCGCGTACCTGTGGCGGCGCGGCGACCTGGAATGGGTCCGCAGCGTTGCCGCGCAAGGCCCCGAACCCGAAAACGGGACGACATGAACGACGCCACACTGACTGGGATCGCGGCCCCCGAAGCGGCCGGCGAACCGCGCGCCGGCATGCCCGTTTCCATCGGATCGGGGTACGACCTGTTGGAAGAGGTCGGGCGCGGGGGCATGGGCGTCGTTCACCGCGCCCTCGATCGCGGGCTCGCCCGCGAGGTGGCCGTCAAACTCCTCCAGGACCGCTACGCCCCCGACTCCGCCGCGGCGGCCCGGTTCGTCGAAGAGGCCCGCATCACGGCGCAGCTCCAGCACCCGGGCATCCCGGCCGTTTACCAAGTGGGGACCTGGGACGACGGGCGGCCGTTCCTGGCCATGAAACTGATTAAAGGGCGCACGCTCGAAGAGCTGTTGAAGGACGAAGGGCCGTCGCCGACGCGCTGGCTGGGCCGGTTCGAGAGCGTCTGCCAGGCGGTCGGGTACGCGCACGCGCACGGCGTCATCCACCGGGACCTCAAACCGGCCAACGTGATGGTGGGGGCGTTCGGCGAAGTGCAGGTCATGGACTGGGGGCTCGCCAAGTTCCTGAGCCCGGCTACCCCGGGCGATGCGGCGGACGCGGGCCGCGAGTCCGCCGCGGGCGGCGAGGCCCTGTCGCTCCGCGAATCGAGCGCGTCGTTCACGCAGGTGGGGAGCGTTCTCGGCACGCCGGCGTTCATGCCGCCGGAACAGGCCCGCGGCGCGGGCGAAAGCGTCGATTGTCGGTCGGACGTGTTCGGGCTCGGGGCAATGCTGTGCGCGCTCCTGACCGGTGCCCCGCCGTTCGGCGGCGCGAGCGCGCAATCCGTGTGGCGGAACGCGGCGGCCGGGCGGACCGAGGAGGCGCTCGGGCGGCTGGACGCGAGCGGGGCCGATTCGGAACTGATCGCGCTGTGCAAGCGGTGCCTGGCGACCGACCCGGCGGTGCGCCCCGCGACGGCGACCGAAGTCGCGACCGCCGTTGCGGGGTTGCGGCAGGCGGCCGACGAGCGGGCCGAGGCGGCGGAGCGGGAGCGGCTCGCCGCGGCCGTCCGCGAGGGCGAACAGCAGAAGCGCCGCAAGGCAATTATCGCGGGCGGGGCGGCTCTCATTGTTGTTCTCCTGCTCGGTGTTGCGGGGACCGCGGTCGGGATGGTGAAGGCCCACCGGGAGCGGGCGGAGGCGAAGGCGGCCGAAGCGGACGCTCAGGCGGCCGAGGCCGAGGCGCGGCGGCTCGGGGCGGTGGCCGAGCGGGAGCGGGGCCGGGCGGCGGCCCGGCTCGGCAAGGCGGTCGAGGCGATCGAGAAGGCGGTGAACCGGGCCGGCACCGCGCGGTGGGCGCGGGACCCGGCCCTCGCCGCCGAGCGGCGCCGGGTGCTCGAAGACGCGCTCGCGTTTTACGAGGGCTTCGGGGAGGCCGACGACCCGGTCATCCGGCGGGAAACGGCGGTGGCGTACCGGCGGATCGGCGGGGCGTACTTGCTGCTGGCCGATTACCCGAAGGCCAGCGACTACCTGGGCCGGGCGCGGGTCCTGTGCGAAGGGTTGGTCGCGGACTTCCCGGACGACCCGCGGTTCGTAGCGGATCTGGCCGAAGCTCGGCTGTTCGCGGCCAACGAGGCGGCCAGCGCGGGGCGGGCCGGGGACGCGCTGGCCGTGTACCGGGACGCGGTCGCCGCGGCACGGCGGGCCGCGGCGACCGCGCCGAGCGACGACGCCCGGCAGACGCTCGTGTCGTGCCTGATCGGGTACGGGTTCTTCACCATGCAGTCGGAGCCGCGGA belongs to Gemmata obscuriglobus and includes:
- a CDS encoding NADH-quinone oxidoreductase subunit A translates to MTVLVLFVLIFLAVGATLLAANLVIGWFVRPDRPNPEKAEVYECGEQPVRSAWVQFDLRFYVVALLFVIFDVELAFFFPWAVVFGSANRAADESKPVAVRAEAAANLQPRGANPGEQVAPDPAAARALAWIAFADIMVFFGVLLVGFAYLWRRGDLEWVRSVAAQGPEPENGTT
- a CDS encoding response regulator, with product MPHVLLVEDEQVNREMFRRRLERKGYTVLPADTGLGAVALARSERPDVILMDLGLPDIDGWEATRRLKADPATAPIPIIVLSAHATFDAKDKAFAAGCQDFETKPVNWDALYRKLDEWLAKGREAAAAHAEPEPDPGATLLPDSPAPPKAERADTCAVGPKRILVVEDNDANRVMLCRRLGSRGFQTVEAANGREALDAVRRAPFDLVLCDIMMPEVDGYEVLRQLKADQNLQSLPVIMVSAIDETAEVVRCIEMGAEDYLHKPYDPVLLHARVNACLDKKRLRDQEVAYLRAVAALTRAAELVERGEFDPKLLAPVVARGDDLGQLARVFDRMAREVQAREQRHKDDVRHLTRIEFDAAEVAREVARVTASAAFEKAARLAAAARARRLGEPSPTTETVLLHKLK
- a CDS encoding serine/threonine-protein kinase, giving the protein MNDATLTGIAAPEAAGEPRAGMPVSIGSGYDLLEEVGRGGMGVVHRALDRGLAREVAVKLLQDRYAPDSAAAARFVEEARITAQLQHPGIPAVYQVGTWDDGRPFLAMKLIKGRTLEELLKDEGPSPTRWLGRFESVCQAVGYAHAHGVIHRDLKPANVMVGAFGEVQVMDWGLAKFLSPATPGDAADAGRESAAGGEALSLRESSASFTQVGSVLGTPAFMPPEQARGAGESVDCRSDVFGLGAMLCALLTGAPPFGGASAQSVWRNAAAGRTEEALGRLDASGADSELIALCKRCLATDPAVRPATATEVATAVAGLRQAADERAEAAERERLAAAVREGEQQKRRKAIIAGGAALIVVLLLGVAGTAVGMVKAHRERAEAKAAEADAQAAEAEARRLGAVAERERGRAAARLGKAVEAIEKAVNRAGTARWARDPALAAERRRVLEDALAFYEGFGEADDPVIRRETAVAYRRIGGAYLLLADYPKASDYLGRARVLCEGLVADFPDDPRFVADLAEARLFAANEAASAGRAGDALAVYRDAVAAARRAAATAPSDDARQTLVSCLIGYGFFTMQSEPRTAGPLFRDALREVDELLARPECPFAPRALAVYAIASVAIFDFNAGRPADGLAKVRRASTLVTETTPDPAAPAHYRDLFDMTDGLLKTMDGMALATAQPARAVAQLRAGAEVFDGLLAVYPNAFQYRSYQIMILNQEVRLLTSLGRTEDAERRRAELMAAADVVLKTSPSTPFVRQMVANQRSFALVHRVQAGEVADLDRRVDDLLATAGRDPNLAGVRYNAACALAQAARSAPPEPRERWAARAVALLTELLDGPFYRGPTNPRHIDTDADLDPVRARGDFQAFRAELWKRFPPPPAGAPAPRPKPEK
- a CDS encoding NuoI/complex I 23 kDa subunit family protein produces the protein MRTWIRNVYLATTTLAAGMSVTLRYFVQSFRRGTFAAHFAYPERPVPVRPRYRGFHRFDLTTCIGCDKCARACPVDCIYIDKEKAPPPHKGFVVTGFKIDYTKCMFCALCVDPCPVDCIFMGSNHDISTYTRDGCVVDYAKLPLAVAWGQATLNPTAVQESKRVSLPVWTKTAEAAKPVADGKA